The following are from one region of the Microbacterium sp. cx-55 genome:
- a CDS encoding endonuclease domain-containing protein, translating into MRPSTVADVVKEKGGVCRSRELMGRGASSDDLRRAVAADAVLRVREGVYALPEAEPSVVVAALHGGESACASALRRLGIWVLEPQQRSHVWVGPRGRAHPHPGCACVTHRDAGTSAFGVVGVVQALVQVERCLGGEAFFAAFESAWRLGLLSTAMRAEVRASLPARHRWLVDIARPSADSGLESIVRLRLHRLGIPMVSQAWIDDVGRVDFLIDGMLVLEIDGKENHARPEQRHRDLLRDASAAARGYETLRFDYAMVLYSWPVVERAVLARLEVIRSRRTR; encoded by the coding sequence ATGCGCCCGTCCACCGTCGCCGATGTCGTGAAAGAGAAGGGCGGCGTCTGCCGCAGCCGAGAGCTGATGGGCCGCGGCGCGAGCAGTGATGACCTGCGCCGCGCGGTCGCCGCAGATGCGGTTCTCCGCGTCCGCGAGGGCGTCTACGCGCTGCCGGAAGCGGAGCCGTCGGTCGTGGTCGCGGCTCTCCACGGCGGCGAGTCCGCGTGCGCAAGCGCCCTGCGGAGACTCGGGATCTGGGTGCTCGAACCGCAGCAGCGCTCGCACGTCTGGGTCGGTCCACGGGGGAGAGCGCATCCGCATCCGGGATGCGCCTGCGTCACCCATCGGGACGCGGGAACCTCGGCGTTCGGCGTGGTCGGCGTCGTGCAGGCGCTGGTACAGGTCGAGAGGTGCCTCGGCGGCGAGGCGTTCTTCGCCGCCTTCGAATCAGCGTGGCGGCTCGGGCTGCTCAGCACCGCGATGCGCGCGGAAGTGCGGGCCAGTCTCCCGGCGCGGCATCGGTGGCTCGTCGACATCGCGCGGCCGAGCGCCGACAGCGGCCTGGAATCCATCGTGCGGCTGCGGCTTCACCGCCTCGGGATCCCCATGGTGAGCCAGGCCTGGATCGACGATGTCGGCCGGGTCGACTTCCTGATCGACGGGATGCTGGTACTCGAGATCGACGGAAAAGAGAACCACGCGCGGCCAGAGCAGCGCCACCGCGACCTCCTGCGGGACGCCTCCGCCGCCGCGCGCGGCTACGAGACGCTGCGTTTCGACTACGCGATGGTGCTGTATTCCTGGCCCGTGGTGGAGCGCGCGGTCCTCGCGCGGCTCGAGGTGATCCGCAGTCGTCGGACTCGCTAG
- a CDS encoding DUF6578 domain-containing protein has product MTRLWLTNWEWSCCGDAFAVGDEVDFGIFHRGPDEWLRHTLGVEIAGSVDAVESHHEELFPDRVRGRVTAIHAVTQEYVERQELRRPGHGAPPDSDAPLDGEEWTAQSFDLGAGVFAGMRPSRFITVSEPVPGKARLRARPAVPSPGSADWDPDDGGDPGRVSSPGWLVDVDER; this is encoded by the coding sequence ATGACGCGCCTTTGGCTGACGAACTGGGAGTGGAGCTGCTGCGGCGATGCGTTCGCCGTCGGTGACGAGGTCGATTTCGGCATCTTCCACCGCGGCCCCGACGAGTGGCTCCGCCACACGCTCGGCGTCGAGATCGCGGGCAGCGTGGATGCGGTCGAGTCCCACCACGAAGAGCTCTTCCCGGATCGTGTGCGGGGCCGCGTCACGGCGATCCACGCGGTCACCCAGGAGTACGTCGAACGCCAGGAACTTCGTCGCCCCGGGCACGGTGCGCCGCCGGACAGTGACGCGCCGCTGGACGGCGAGGAGTGGACGGCGCAGAGCTTCGACCTCGGCGCCGGCGTGTTCGCGGGCATGCGACCGAGCCGCTTCATCACCGTGTCCGAACCCGTGCCGGGGAAGGCCCGGCTCCGCGCTCGCCCCGCCGTGCCGTCGCCGGGTTCGGCTGACTGGGACCCGGACGACGGCGGCGATCCGGGCCGAGTGTCGTCGCCCGGATGGCTCGTGGACGTCGACGAGCGCTGA
- a CDS encoding NUDIX domain-containing protein: MAWQTRATRTVYENRWIHVREDDVVGPHGEGIYGAVRMQHPAVFVVAIDDDERVCLIGLDRYTTGPSLEVPAGGTDGEEPLAAAQREFREETGFAADSWEHLGTMNALNGIAEAPEHVFLARGIRPAADAAASQNEEGIDEVRWVPFGEALKMISRGEITDGETIAAVAYAAIRLGRLA, from the coding sequence ATGGCCTGGCAGACCCGCGCAACCCGCACCGTCTACGAGAACCGCTGGATCCACGTGCGCGAGGACGACGTCGTCGGGCCCCACGGAGAGGGCATCTACGGGGCCGTGCGGATGCAGCATCCGGCGGTGTTCGTCGTGGCGATCGACGACGACGAGCGGGTCTGTCTCATCGGTCTCGACCGGTACACGACGGGCCCGTCCCTCGAAGTGCCCGCCGGTGGGACGGACGGCGAGGAGCCGCTCGCGGCGGCCCAGCGCGAGTTCCGCGAAGAGACCGGCTTCGCGGCCGACTCGTGGGAACACCTCGGCACGATGAACGCCCTCAACGGGATCGCCGAGGCGCCCGAGCACGTCTTCCTCGCACGGGGAATCCGCCCGGCCGCGGATGCCGCTGCATCCCAGAACGAAGAGGGCATCGACGAGGTGCGGTGGGTGCCGTTCGGCGAGGCGCTGAAGATGATCTCCCGCGGCGAGATCACCGACGGCGAGACGATCGCCGCAGTCGCGTACGCCGCCATCCGCCTTGGACGCCTGGCCTGA
- the dapA gene encoding 4-hydroxy-tetrahydrodipicolinate synthase: MTHTGNPFGQVLVALITPMTADGEVDWPAVEKHIDDVISSGADGIVVTGTTGETSTLTDPEKLRLVEVGKDVAAGRAKIITGGGSNETAHAIELYRASERAGADGIMIVTPYYNKPTQAGILTHFRLVADATDLPVILYDIPGRTGVPIKYETILRLAKHPNILAIKDAKGDFSEVSRVLNQTDLMYFSGDDANVLPHLAIGATGLIGVTANVAAAPYRTIIDAVNRGDLAAATAEHKRLEPLVRAVMTHVPGTVSAKYILHGLGRISSPRVRLPLVGPEEWEAALIEDELAHVSDVADFSNFRPDRNAAAGGALPKVHGTTR; this comes from the coding sequence ATGACGCACACGGGCAACCCCTTCGGACAGGTGCTCGTCGCCCTCATCACACCGATGACTGCCGATGGCGAGGTCGACTGGCCGGCCGTCGAGAAGCACATCGACGATGTCATCTCCTCCGGCGCCGACGGGATCGTCGTGACGGGAACGACGGGGGAGACCTCCACCCTGACCGACCCCGAGAAGCTCCGCCTCGTCGAGGTCGGCAAGGACGTCGCCGCGGGCCGCGCCAAGATCATCACGGGCGGCGGGTCGAACGAGACCGCGCACGCGATCGAGCTGTACCGCGCGAGCGAGCGAGCCGGGGCCGACGGCATCATGATCGTCACGCCGTACTACAACAAGCCGACCCAGGCCGGCATCCTCACCCACTTCCGTCTCGTCGCCGACGCGACGGATCTGCCGGTCATCCTGTACGACATTCCGGGTCGCACGGGCGTTCCGATCAAGTACGAGACGATCCTGCGACTCGCGAAGCACCCCAATATCCTCGCCATCAAAGATGCCAAGGGTGACTTCAGTGAAGTGAGCCGCGTGCTCAACCAGACCGATCTGATGTACTTCTCCGGCGACGACGCGAACGTGCTGCCGCACCTCGCGATCGGTGCGACCGGGCTGATCGGGGTCACCGCGAACGTTGCGGCGGCCCCGTACCGCACGATCATCGACGCGGTGAACCGCGGCGACCTCGCTGCCGCCACGGCCGAGCACAAGCGGCTCGAGCCGCTCGTTCGTGCCGTGATGACGCACGTGCCCGGCACCGTGAGTGCGAAGTACATCCTGCACGGCCTCGGCCGCATCTCGAGCCCGCGCGTGCGTTTGCCGCTCGTCGGTCCCGAGGAGTGGGAGGCCGCCCTCATCGAAGACGAGCTCGCGCACGTGAGCGACGTCGCCGACTTCTCCAACTTCCGCCCCGACCGCAATGCGGCCGCGGGCGGTGCCCTGCCCAAGGTGCACGGCACGACACGCTGA